Genomic segment of Falco peregrinus isolate bFalPer1 chromosome 5, bFalPer1.pri, whole genome shotgun sequence:
AAGACATGTCAGACCTTAACTACTGAAGAAATGGTAGACAACAAGACACTGACAGAAGCTCACCTTTTATCAAGCGAGTCCAAGCTACtcacataaaattaaaagaccACAACCTTACAGTCATAGTACTATGCAGTGCAAGGCTTGGTATACTCACATGTTTTGAATAATTTAGTTGAAAGAGgggtattttccttttggaccACAGGCAAGGGAGAAACCACTCCGTACTGACTGTCAGATGATTGACTCGAATCAGGCCCTGGCATTTTCATTCCAACAGGAGTATACTATCAAGCAGGAGGAAGCATAGTTAAAACATCCAGGATTGAGATTCTTTATTACTTTTGCATTGGAGCTTAGCCATGTCCATTTACTAAATTTTCTGAAACACAACTGACACTCAGCAGTTTGAAATACAGTCCAAGGTAATCACTTCAGAACTTCAAGGtactggaaaaatataaatcatCATTCTACAGGCTGGCAGAAGAGTGCAAGAATAGCCTTATAACTCCTATTATTACATTTATGATAGTAAGTAAACAAAGAACTAAGTACTTCAAAGACAGTGAAGGTTACTTACAAAACCCAGAGAACTGATGAGAGACAACAATTGTCCTGGAGTACGTGAGTAGTCTTGTTTTGGCTTTGCCATTGATGGTGTGGTAAGGATATCCATCATATTTATCTCTATGAACAGACAAAGAAATATTAATCAGGTcaggttttccttctgctattaaataagcaaaattaCAGGTATTTACTTAAGTCTTATCAAGAAGGGGAAAATTTAGTCACATACTGaacaaatacacaaaagaaGCCACCAAGCCCAAGTGAAGATACATCCATACATTCTTATTAAAACACAAGCTATTTCTTCCTGTACATCCATCATAAAGTTACAGCttataaatacagaaactgtAGAAGTCCAGTTTCTTTCCAGCATAGCATGTTGGAAGTGTTACATTTTCTAACTTAATACCAGCTTTGGTTTTCAGGTAGCGATTCCAGCCTATGGCCTGGGGGCTAAGGTGGTAAATTTGATTCAAAGCCTGGCTTCTCTCCCAGCGACATCTCAAAAAAGCTACAGACCAATTTTTCATAGGTGAAAATTTAACCTTAGATGCCATTTTTTGCTCACTAGAGGTAAGTAGGCTTATTGGTTACATATTGTGTTCAACTAGACACAATAATCAGTCTCATTAGAACTTACCAATTAAAAGTAGTACATTATAGAAAATACAGTATACTTCGGATTTTCCTCTATACTCTTAAAATCATGAATCAGAAACTCCAGAGACAACTCtgaatttctacatttttttaactATCTAAAAAGGATGTACCTACCAGCAGCTGTCTGATGCAGTGCAGCATTCGTTTGGCCGATACTGCTAAGGGGTTGGAGGTACAAACGAGTTCAGGAACTGCCTATTCACCTTAAGACCTGCAGCCTATTACATGTGCCACACAGTCATTTGACTATTCAGCTATATTTCCTGCTACTTGAAAATGGTATGTGGATACGCTGAAAGCACTGATTTATAATCTTCCGTTGGGGATtcaccacctcctccctctccctcacaTTAATGACTGTAAGGTACCAGTTCTAATTGGAAATTAATATATACAAGAACAGAGAAACATGAACTGAAGGACAGAAATAGCCAGAGAAACACCGAAAAAAGCCAGAATTATTCATTCACCCTTTGAATTCTCTTAGTGgatttcatagaaaaaaattaaatccataCCCCTCAAGAGAAGTGGCtagaaaattgtatttaataCACCCTTGTCCCAAACATTTTGGCTTCTCAAGTGCAATGCATACAGCAGACCCTTTACTAGCATGTACCTTATTCAGTACTTACCTACTAGAAATCAGATATTAGTGCAACATTTTGACTTATTTAATTGGAAGCTGCCCTCTACAGGGATGTAAAGCATTCAAGAATATGGGACTGACgcagaaacagattttaatacAACCAAAAGCATACAGACAACTCTTACCTCTGTTCAGGGTAACTCTGGAAAGCCCAAAGTCTGTCAACTTTATATGGCCCTGATTCGAAATGAGCATATTGTCTGGCTTCAGGTCCCTGAAGACATGAATATAGGTGCAGTCAGCAAAAAGACAACTGAGCAGTACTAAAAAAAGTTAACTgaccagaaacaaaacaaaacattgatTATAGCTGTTTCTCAGTAACATCTCTTGGCCAGTAGAAGATACCAATTACAGGAATACACCAAACCAATTAAACATATCTAGCACTAGATATTGTACAAACATCTCATGTCTTGTAAAACCACTCAGTATGTCACAAGAGCTGCATATTTCATGTTTCAGCAGGTTTAATGAGTGTTCTTCATGATTACTAGCATCACATTTACCTAATGTGTAGCTCCTACACATGACAAGCAAACCTCTACTAAGTTTTCCTGTGTTCTCTGTAGCACTACTGAATAAAGCAAAGAACTCTCACTACAGGGGGAGCATTAGAGTAGCCAATATCCCTTTGTCCTACAGCTGCATGCTTGTAGTATCCAGAGGGTTCCTGAACTAACTGATATAAAAGCCACAGGAAGGAGACCTAGAAGGCAGCATAGCTGCTAATACACCACTGTACTGGGGGAAGAGCATGCAAGCAGGGTAAAAGTCTATACTTGTCTGCCTAACATATATGGACAGATTTGATTTTAGGTCTTGGTTTTTGACATTGCTGCAATGTACATGTGCAAAAACACCTTCCAGAAGCTCTAGCAAGTGAGGTAGCCAATCAGCATTTCATAGTAACAGCTATGTGTgagtgaaaaaattaaaaacccaaactacCAAACAGTTACCtgtaaggagaagaaaaaaaaaaaaaaaaaaaaaaggtaggttTTACCTGTGGATTATCCCATGCCTGTGAAGATAGTCAAGAGCCAATGCTGCTTCGGAAATATACTTAACAGCCATTTCTTCATCAAAATATCCATAAATATGGAGAAGAGATTTGACATCTCCACCAATAAGGTATTCCATCACCTGCCAATGAAGAGTTtgatatttaacattttaacatgtttcaatgtgaaaatataaaataccttTCACCCCTAGGAAAACACAATTTCAAAGAGCAGAAGCTGACAGAAGCTTCCTTGTGTGAACTTCATTTCCCACGCAATACTTTTCACTTgagtaaaataattaaagcttCAGATGACAGAGgacatgaaacattttcttttcatagacCACCTACTTATATTATTGGCCTAGTCTGCTTTCTGTAGTCAGCTCTCTAATAACTACTGTAGCCAGCTTTCTAATTACCTTCTGATAGATTTctatattacagaaaaaatactacAAAGCACTTCTGTGAAACTCACGACCTGAAGCCAATAACCACTGGTATTTTGATATGTACAGAACAGGTatctcaatgacttttttttgcaagtatttaTACACAATATTAAATTCAGACCTGGGTCTTGTGAATTAAGTGCAAATTTCCAGAAATTTATACAGAGAGCTACTGTGCATTTAAGACACgaaaaagaatgtttaaaaaaaatacatccgAAAACAATCCTCATGTTCTTATGGTGCATGACACATTCAAGATAAGAGTCATCAGGGTTTCAGATGCTCCTTCCTCAATTCCAAGAATAAGTTTATGGGGTTTTGGTCAATAAATCTCACCAGTACTTAGATTCCAACGTACAACACTATTCCTCATATTGACTCTAGCATCTCCTTTACAAATCCTTCACCCTGAACTCCTCTACTCCACACAGCCGTCAGAGATTCCAGGAAAATAAGCCTTCCTTTACACTAAAAATGCATTGTAGGAGTGCATAGCAACCTCACCTCAGAATTTAATCGAGCTGTACACTGAGTGTGcatacagcaaagcaaacaagttAAGCTAGACCCTTTGTATACAGTCTTAATTCATACCACCTATGTGTGGAGGTAGTATATAAAACTATATTCCAGTCCTACTGTTTTCCATAGTGCTCCACGTAGACTAGCACTTAGTTTTGCCACTCAGTTATCTTCTTGTCATCTAGGCCAACCACCATAATGAATTTTCTAGACCAACTACCATAACGAATCTTGAGCACAGGCAACAAGTAAAAAAGATTGTCTCTTAAGTGAGCCACGGGATATCTTTCAGTCACTTCTATTCTGCTTAAACagaatagttttgttttgtttcccccaAGATTTCTACATATGCCTCAAACAGATTAGCTATTAGAAAAAACTCTTCTGTAGAAAAAGGGAACACGGGCGCAAAGATCTCAAAGGTACAAGGGGAAGAGAAATTCCACTTGTTCAACCATTCTGAGAAACAAGAAAGTAAGTGGCTAAGGAATACCACTCACTaccataaaaatatgttttcagaatacaGTTCTGCACTCTATTTTCAATGCTATCATAAAACAGCACAGCCATTTATTTACTCACTAAATAGATGTTATTAGCTGACTGAAGCGAGTAGTATAAGTGCACAATGAAAGGGCTTTTACTGAGGGCCAACGCATCTCTCTCTGCCTGGACCTGATGAACCATGTTTTTGTTGATCATGTCTGCTTTTTTCAtcacctgaaaaacaaaacaaaatcaagtaGATAAACactcttttctttgttcaaccCACAGTTCTCTGGTAATTCTTTACTTCAAACTtgcatacacatatacatatacaacAAAGCTATAAATTCATATACAGAATTTCAAACCACAGGTTAAGGGAACCTTTTCTTGTTGCTCTTCTTTTAGTTGTTCTGCATGGAAATTACACTACCAATTTTTAGTGCAATTGTACACACTGGAAAATGAATGTTTAAGCTGTACATAAAATTAAGCTGCCCTGATTGATTCTCTTATCCATAGTACAAAACTCTGAACCAGGAGAGAGTGTTCAACACTTAGATACACGCTTGCTGACCAAGTGTTTTCATCTCTTCAGACACTGAGCTATTACAGCCTGAGGACTGAAAACAGAATGCAACAGTAAGCCATCCCATCTTGGTATCCTCAAGTACAAGGCTGCAACTACTGCAGCCTCTAATTCTTAACTTTGCAGAGAAAGCAAGTGagtttttgcttaattttaaatttatgatCTGTAATCAAGCACCCAACAAATATTTGCTTCCTTGTGAAGAAGCCTCAAAGACATGCCACTCACAGCGAAGAAATAATAAGCTTAACTGTGACTGAGGCTCTCATTACTGTACTGAATTACTCCACTATATGCTGATGCCCACTCTACTAATTTTGAATAGATGATGCAAAATACCACAGCTCATTGGTATTTCGGCAAGCATTGGAAGTTTGCTCACCTTCAACACCTTTGGTCCATATATGCATGGTGATAGTAAAGCAAGTTTAATTTACCCATTCTCTGTGCAACACAACTGTAAAAAATCGAGTCCACAGCTGCCACCATCATTCAATGACAGAACTGGATAACATAAGAATAGCAAGACATAAGAAGTGTAATTTGATACTGTTTATGTAAGTGATGACCTTAACCGTAAAAATGTTTAGCATATCTTAAATTCAGTAGCTGGAATAATCCATAATTCTCGCTCCAATCAACATAAAGgattcacacaaaaaaatttagGTCGCAATACTTTCAGTAAACTTGTACAACATACTAAAGCAACACAACTGAAGCACTCTATATGCAGCACCTAAACTGTAGGATTAGTTTCCACACCTACCATCACTATTATCAGCGTTGATACCAAAAAAATTCCAAGACATACACAGAATGCATAAAACTGCACTTTCAATAAGTGGTGTCCTTAACTGTACAAATATTTAGCATGTGAAATGTTGCAGGTAATAATAATCCCTAAACTTCACTGCAATAGGGATTTACACAAAAGGATTTACACAAAAGCTTTCACCTCAAAATGCTTATAATAAAATCATGTAGACATATGTACTTCAGTGACATCTCTTTTGCATGACTTCTTACATTTCCTTTTGTGTACTACGCAGCTGTAATTCCTTTAGTGTAAAGCCAAGCTCGCATAAGCCACCTGTAAAGTTTTTACTGACAAGCCTAGCTTTTAGCTTTTTATGCATcaacataaaaaaatgcaagtttttaaGTGCTTACTCAGccaaaatcctttttaaaatttgctttctttaccCATTCAGAGGCAGACTTTTCACTCATGAACGTGGGAATGCCCTCCCAGTGGCACGACAACTGAATGTGTCAATTATAACAAGTTCTTACTCATTTATATAGCATTCAATTATAACAAGTGTTTACAAGCACGAAACAAAGAGCACCGTGGCGCCTTGGAGGGCTTTGGGCAGTACACTTAATGTACTCctaaaagcatttgctgttgCCAGATGCCTGCTAACCAAAGGCTCCAGGCGAGCAGGAGCGTGAAGCGAGAGCTAACACAGCCGTAAGGACAAGCGTCCCGCAGgccggcgggcagggccggggcccTCCGGGTGGGAGCCTCTCTCCCCGCGGGACGTGGCTCTCCCACACGGGGGTACGGGAAGGCGGAGGCCGGCAGCGGCGCGGCCGCGGGCAGCGAGAGGCGCCGAGGCCTGCAGGCCCCTCACCTTGACAGCGTAGAGCCTCCCCGCCTTGCGGCCCAGGTACACCTTCCCGAAGGCGCCGCGGCTGATGGGCTTCACGATGGTGAACTCCTCGATGGAGGGGGGCCGGGGGACCTCGATGCGCCTCGGGccgacagcagcagcagcctcctccGGCTGCGCCCCGGCAACCAGCTCCAGCGGCCCCATGTCGCGCCGCAGCCCCGGCTCCCGCGCCGATTCAAAgcggcgcccgccccgccccgcgccgtTACCGGCCAACGGGCGGGCGCGCGGCAGGCGGGCGGTATTCTCGCAAGACCCGCGGCGCGGCGCCCGCCGGGAGGAGGCGGCAATGGCGGCTAGAGCGGGGAGGCGGCGAGCGGTGCACAGCCCCGCCCTCCGGTACGGCCGTGGGCGCTGCTGCCGGCAGCCGCCTCGCTGGCGCGTCCCGGTAACGCTGGCGTGCCGCCCGCGGAGCGTGCCTGCCGCTGGTGCCGCTTGTGCGGCGGTGGGAGCCGTGatgccgcccccccccccccccccccccctccggtctcggccctgcagccccgggCAGGCCGCGGGCAGGTTTTGCTGATGACCAGCAGAAACTGAACGTTGATTATTGACACCGAGAAGCTGAATAAGGTTGGTTGCAACGTGACCTTCGAGGGCAGTGCCAGCATCACCGGTGGGTTCAGGTCACTGTCCGGCTGAGCCACCTTGCCTCGTTACAGCCTACCCGGCTCCATCAGCAGATATCCCCGCTGTGGTTATTGTGTGTGGCAAGTTAAAACGGCACAGCATACGGTCTggtggcttgtttgtttgtctttttttaaaaaaaagcacttaatGTGACAAACCGTCAAAGCTTTGACTAGTAACCACTCAATTTGTCATCCAGGTTTCTAATTCAGGAGTAGGTTGATACTCGCTACTGATGGaagaattactttaaaaatgaaaaaaaaggggggaaagcaAATGTCgtgaaaaacagaattacaaACAGTTAAACGAGGCCTTGGGAGAAGGTACGTGCCCATAAATACGTCAAGCTGGGGCAAGACAAACAAGATAAGCTCAAAGAGAACCAGATGGTTAatgagactaaacagaaaattatggGAACTATGTGTGAACTATCCTAATTAGCATAATAAAAGATCCACCCTCGATTAAagaaagccccctccccacaggaCAGGTGTGGTGAAAACCAAGAATGCTGTACCTGTAAATGGCGATAGGGCTTGTGAGAATTAACTGTGACTAAACTTCATAGTGAACAATTGTTCAAAGTGGATAAAAAGTTCTGCTGTGTGGAGAGGTGTGCTGGCTTTCTGGAGTtaccacccagcacccacctctgcAGAGACATGCAATAAACAAGTATCTCGACTCTGTGTGGTTGATTCTTGCACAGTGAGTGAAGAAGAGAGTAAGAAGGTAATACTTACTTAGAAACAAACACCTAATTTTGGCCCCACATACTCATTTTCTCATATGCTTCACTCACATTTTCTCACACGCAAGTTCCAAGAGCCGAGCGTCCAAATGGTGTAGCCAGGGTGGCTTGTGTGCAACAGTACGTGACCTGTCCAGTCCATACTGTCGCTGTTGAGTCCTTACTGTCTCTTGATGTCCTCTGGCTTAGTGATGacaaactgctttctgggcagGTCTTTTATGATCAAGAGAATAATGCGATCTGTTGCTTCCCTCCAATTCTTGATTACTTCTACCCTCCTTTAATCTTAGGCAGGTTTGCTAcccattttgtttgtttccttatttTGGGTATCTCCATGGCTATGTTCTGCCTTCCTGTTGTGACAGCAGGGACAAGGGTGGCATTTTTAGCGTGCTCTGACCTTGTTATCCTCCTGTTCCCACAGCACAGGCATTCTTACAAATCATCTGTGATAGTGCCTTATCAGAGCACAGGCCTTCAGCTGTCAGTTTACACAGGAGGATCCTCAGCATTTTACCTGTTTTACTGCTCTGGTCATTCTTTTAACCCTTGCCTTACTGCTTGTATGTTGCTTTCACATATACACTGCTGTGCATAATTCATTCACGCcaatcttaatttttctgttgcagtcTCCATGTCAGCAAACAGCTACCTCTGTGGTGGTCAGTGCACAACTATGGGTCTCTCAACACAGTAGATGAGTATCATCAGgcccttgttttgctttaaaatacatcacTTGTCTGACACTGCACGGGGAGGCCTTGCTTGTACTTGTGAAGGcatgctgctgccccacagATCCCAGCAACAGATGCAATTTAATGAGCAAACGtagaaaacatgtttaaatcAGCTTTCTAGAATGGTATTAAATACAATTTACCATTAGCTGTATTTGTCATTTAAAACGGCAGCATTAGTTTAGCTGTGTCTCGTCAGCAGCAGTTTCAGCAGAGGGGCCCAGCTGAGAGCAGGAATCTGTTTTGGTGACATCACACGCTGATGTCACGTTGTGCCAGTTATGAAACTGCTGCCAGGCAGCGCGTGttctgctgcagcctgagcacGTCTAAGGGAGGGCCTACAGCTTTGTGGGGTGGATCCAAGGAAACATGCATCACCTtttagctttttgttgttgttgttgagcGAGGTTTCTGCCACATGGGCTAACTGAGCCGCATGACTGTCATCATGAGAGTGCTAGTGGGAAACAGAAGACATGCACgaaggcagggggaggcagcACTGTGGCTGTGCTTACCCCAGTCAGTGTAAGTTGGTGTGGCACTTGGAGTGAGGAAACAAAGAACGGTAGTCagatgaaagagagaaagaaactaCTAAACCCCCCAAATAATTGGAaagcacatggaaaaaatagcagaagGCATACAAAAGGATGAATATTGATACCAAAATTTGGAGTTTCCCAGCCCCCTTGCCTTCCAGCACTCCTGGCTGAAGCGGGAGGCTAGGTGCAGCTGGGCCAGGATTCTGAGATAAAAACTCAGTAACAACAGAGTCGTTATTAAGCAAGTATTCTTTATTTGCAACACTGGGTGCATAGGGGATCGCTCCTCCCCGTATGCACACCTCAGCTCCATTCCCAGTATTTTTATGATACTACCTAATACATATGCCTAACATTTCCCAGAAAACTAATACATATTTAAACTGTTTCCCAAACCGTTTTACgtatttttctgcctcttcacaCACCCGTGCTGCCACCTTGAGGGTCTTCTCGGGGGTCTTCTGATGAAGGCTCGAAGTCTTTGTCAGCATAAACTTTCGACCCGGGGTCTCTTGCACACGGGCGGTTCATTTCTGCTGACTTACAACTTTACTGTTCTGACAGACACCATCCTGTTCCTTAGTTAAAGGAAACATATACCTTCCTTTGTAGCAGTCATTTATCGTTGCCCAAAGTTATTTATGACATACCCTTATGGTTCTACATCCCCTTATCTAAACTCCCAGACCTCAAATATGTAGCAACTAAGTCTCTTCCCTACATTCTACTGACCTTAGTACATTGTAGGAAGGTTAGTAAACCCCTGCCAACTCACCAAAGTTGACCAATCTCTTGTTCTTTTAACCATTATATATCAATGCCccctttttctgtcctttgtaaattcttttgcaaaattttatatttagcCATTTCCATTTAAtgtctgtttaaaatattttcctgtttatacCTGATGTCTTatcttattctttttaaatatgtcaTCATACCCAGTCAATGATTGTTTACAACACCAAAAGGTACACTGAATCAAGATACAGGTAATTATTACTAATATTACTGTtctagcaaatattttttttagccatAGAAGGTTTGGAAGTCATGATATTAACGTCTTCCAAACCTCTTCAAAACCCCACTAAGTATCATCTTGGCTTACTTTATGTAAAATCTGAACCTTGTTCCATATCCTATTGATATCTGTTTCAATTTGATTACTTTGGTCTACGTATACACAACAACTTTGATTTATTATCATGCATACCCCTCCTTCCTTTAGCGTAATTAAGTCAAGGGCCATTCTATTCTGGATTACCTCCTTACTTAAAGATTTCACTTCCTGGTTCAATCTATTTATCGCATCTGTtgttaaattaaacatttgttCAATTTCTGCAGACATGTTCACTGCTGCCTTTTCTAATTCACTAACTCCTAACCATGGAATAAACCACCTAACAAAACTATGGTATCCCATATTTCTTATAACAATGGGGTTTTCATCTCTCTTAATACGTCTCCAGACATTATGATAGATCCCTGGAGGAGGAGACGTCTGGTTATAAATTTGATCTTGAGTGGTTAAATATCCTATGGTGCACATACCTGACCATCCTGGGGGAAGCTGCTTTCTGCTAAACCCATCCCCACATAACCACCAGTATCCTTGAGGAAGTTTACAGGGCCCGTGTGTCGCAGTTAAATTTGCTCCCAAAAATCTCCCTGCTTTACACCAACCGTATGCCCAATTAGCATCTTGTCCTGATGGATTATAACCTTGTAATTGGGTGCTGTTACAAAAATCTATTACAGTTATATTTCCAATTTGATCAACATTCCAATTTCCCACGTGGACGGTAGTTCTATTTATCCAGTAATCATTCCACCCATCAGACTGGGAACAAGTGTTTTGCCCTGGGTTTCCAGGACATGCTCCTCCTGTCTTGCTTCGAGCTTTCCAACGACAGTTATTATCACTTTTCATAAATACCGTGGTGGTTaggtttaatatttgtaaatcaaatCTGGGCCCCAACTCATATGTTTTATCATCAAATAGGCAATATCCTCCACCATCGCCTGGCTTTTTCCAAAAGTCTGGCCAGGTAGGCCATTTGCCATCAAGATAATTCCAGTTTTGAGAGGCCACCCCATACAGGGGTGTTACCAGCCCTCCTGTAGGAAGAGAGGTACATATCCAGCATTCCTTAGCCTTCGTAGCATTAACAATCATTTGCAATGTTTGAAGACGGGTATTGTTTACCCACGCTTCAGTTTCTAAAATCCTTACAGCTGTTACAATCAAGATCGGAATAACTTTATACAGGTGTCCCTGATCCTTTTGGCAGTCCATTGTGTCTCCAGAGATTTCTTTACCCGTCAATAATATATCCACGCAGGTTCCTCCTTTATCTTGATTGCATGCAGTAAAGGTGGCCAACAAAACTCAATAGGGTCCATTCCACTTCTCTTGTAGAGGATcacctgcaaaagcagaagtccATAGTTGTATATCCAGAGCCAACACCACCCAGTCATACCCAAGAACATCCGCAGGTCTTTGGCTGTAGACAGTTCTGGTGTCTGGCAAATTGCTTCTTTCCGCACCACCCAGCTCGTGTTGTCCTCCTGCTATTTCATATCCTAAGACACTCGAGTTTGAATTAGTTGTGCCTTGTGTTTGGATACTTGGTACCTGCTCCATCCCAAAAAGTTCAACAAATCAACAGTCCATTGTATACATTCCTCTTTTGTTTCAGTAGCTATTAATAAATCATCTACATACCGTAACAGGGTCCCTGTTTCAGTGGGTGGGTTCCATAATTCAAGTTCCCCTGCTAATTGGTTTCCGAATATTGTAGGACTGCTCTTAAATCCCAGAGGTAACACAGTCCAAGTTAACTGAgtttttcttccaggttttcccactgaaatgcGAGGAACTTCTGACTCTTTTTAGCCAGGGGCAAGCAGAAAAAGGCATCCTTCAAATCCATGACGGTGAACCGTATTTGCTTATCATTCGATTTAGTTAGCAATGTATATGGTTTAGCTACTACTGGGTAAATGTCTTCCGTTATCTTATTGATAGCTCTCAAGTCCTGTATTAATCTACAGTTTTTCCCACCTGGCTTCTTCATAGGCAAAATAGGGGTATTATATTCCAATTCACATTCTATTAATAAACCATATTCTAAAAAGTTTGTCTATAATTTCTTTAATGCCtttttgttcttcccttttCAAGGGGTATTGTTTAATCTATACAGGACAGGCCCACCACCCTTTTTATTTCTACCACTACAGGCAAAGAATTTTTGGCTTTACCTGGAATTTCCGAAGCCATACTCCTGGACATACCTGATTAGAAATTTCTTCTAGTTCACGTCGTTCTTCCTTCTCCACTTCTAGCTGTATCAATGATAGGCTTAAAACTTCAATTAAATCTTTATCTCTAACCTTTaacttaatttctctgtttttaaaagttatcATTGCATCCATTTGTTCCAATAAATCCCGTCCTAACAAAGACTTAGTAGAGTTAGGCACATACAAAAAATTGTGTATGCCTATTTGCTTTCCTAATCTGTATTTCAGTGGTTTACAAAAAACCGCTTTTTCTTGGCAGCCAGTAGCCCCCACAACGGTCACATATTCATGACCCAATGGAGTTAAGTCTTAGAATTCCTGGTGGGTACAGGGGCATCTTATTCAGTATTAAACAATTTCATCTTCTTTGGTCCCTAGATTTA
This window contains:
- the LOC114011192 gene encoding endogenous retrovirus group PABLB member 1 Env polyprotein-like; translated protein: MDCQKDQGHLYKVIPILIVTAVRILETEAWVNNTRLQTLQMIVNATKAKECWICTSLPTGGLVTPLYGVASQNWNYLDGKWPTWPDFWKKPGDGGGYCLFDDKTYELGPRFDLQILNLTTTVFMKSDNNCRWKARSKTGGACPGNPGQNTCSQSDGWNDYWINRTTVHVGNWNVDQIGNITVIDFCNSTQLQGYNPSGQDANWAYGWCKAGRFLGANLTATHGPCKLPQGYWWLCGDGFSRKQLPPGWSGMCTIGYLTTQDQIYNQTSPPPGIYHNVWRRIKRDENPIVIRNMGYHSFVRWFIPWLGVSELEKAAVNMSAEIEQMFNLTTDAINRLNQEVKSLSKEVIQNRMALDLITLKEGGVCMIINQSCCVYVDQSNQIETDINRIWNKVQILHKVSQDDT